One genomic segment of Desulfocapsa sulfexigens DSM 10523 includes these proteins:
- the rnr gene encoding ribonuclease R, with the protein MQRKSKFKQKKRSKQPGHRKQQQHKDLPRADSLYQQVLTLLYKQATPLDSKDIFKLLDLPLSTRKPLHKLLIRLTDEKILTQIDKNTYSPGPKNGLAEGTIDQNAKGFGFVSDLTSRLGALKHTQDAFVSPNNMANAHHGDRVLIRIYNVKKDGRPEAEILAVLGRGREQMAGFVAIQNGEVFVYPEDTRYPFTIRITDNIPENLQNGDAVIVKITGESDDSRHERGTLIEVLGNPDLVDVQMRMVIEKHNLPHRFSEKTKIQVEAISDTIVPSQGRLDLRDIQHITIDGETAKDFDDAIAVIKTRKGFKLYVSIADVSHYVQPGSPLDKDAYERGTSIYFPGRVIPMLPEKLSNGLCSLVPDEDRYAFTAILDFDRQGHLHSKSFAKSIICSKKRFTYTTVRQILTDHDLAVRQQHKEFLTPLKWAGELANELMHLRQQRGSIGFTIPEPFMELDDEGKISSISRTERNFAHQIIEEFMLAANEAVAETFTDKHLHGLYRIHERPSPEKIEEFVEFGRSLGIDLPPLRQDPDWFGQVLALVKGSPKEYVINNLLLRTMQQAKYDEKNVGHFGLAATDYTHFTSPIRRYPDLTVHRTLQAYLLRNARTKIKKKETGLPMKEMGVFLSARERIAVKAEREMNDRLKVRFMHNKIGEEFQAVISGVTSSAIFVELTESFISGGISLTSLKDDYYIFDGKHHRITGKHGGRSFQIGDLLQVVVLDVDLRNNRIYFGPLP; encoded by the coding sequence ATGCAAAGAAAAAGTAAATTTAAACAGAAAAAAAGATCAAAACAACCAGGCCACAGAAAGCAACAACAACATAAGGACTTACCACGAGCAGACAGTCTTTATCAACAGGTCTTAACGCTTCTCTACAAACAGGCAACCCCCTTAGACAGCAAAGACATATTCAAACTGCTGGATCTGCCACTTTCCACCAGAAAACCGCTTCATAAACTCCTGATCCGACTTACGGATGAAAAAATCCTTACTCAGATAGATAAAAACACCTATAGCCCAGGTCCCAAGAATGGTCTGGCAGAGGGGACTATTGACCAGAACGCCAAAGGCTTTGGCTTCGTCAGCGACCTCACCTCCAGATTAGGGGCATTAAAACACACCCAGGACGCTTTCGTGTCACCAAACAACATGGCCAATGCTCACCATGGCGATAGAGTCCTCATACGGATTTACAATGTAAAAAAAGATGGCCGCCCGGAAGCAGAGATACTGGCAGTGCTGGGTCGTGGCCGGGAACAGATGGCTGGGTTTGTAGCTATCCAGAATGGCGAGGTCTTTGTTTACCCGGAAGACACCAGATACCCCTTTACTATTCGCATCACTGATAACATCCCTGAAAATCTTCAAAACGGTGATGCTGTCATTGTAAAAATAACCGGTGAAAGCGACGACAGCCGCCATGAACGGGGCACGCTCATTGAAGTACTTGGAAACCCTGACCTGGTGGATGTCCAAATGCGGATGGTTATAGAAAAACACAACCTTCCTCACAGATTCAGTGAAAAAACGAAAATACAGGTTGAGGCCATAAGCGACACAATTGTCCCCTCACAAGGCCGTCTTGATCTGCGAGATATACAGCATATCACCATCGATGGAGAAACCGCCAAGGACTTTGACGATGCCATCGCTGTCATCAAGACGCGTAAAGGATTCAAGCTTTACGTCTCTATTGCCGATGTCTCTCACTACGTACAACCAGGATCTCCACTTGACAAGGATGCCTACGAACGCGGCACTTCCATATACTTTCCGGGCCGAGTGATCCCCATGCTCCCAGAAAAGCTATCCAATGGCCTGTGCAGTCTGGTACCCGATGAAGATCGATATGCATTCACCGCAATCCTCGACTTTGACAGGCAAGGCCATCTCCACAGCAAATCTTTCGCGAAATCGATAATCTGCAGCAAAAAACGTTTCACTTACACCACGGTCAGACAAATACTGACAGATCATGATCTTGCTGTCAGGCAACAGCACAAAGAGTTTCTTACCCCTCTAAAATGGGCTGGAGAACTTGCAAACGAATTAATGCACCTGCGTCAGCAACGTGGATCAATCGGCTTTACTATTCCGGAACCATTTATGGAATTGGACGATGAGGGGAAGATCTCATCAATCAGCCGTACGGAAAGAAATTTTGCTCATCAAATCATCGAAGAATTCATGCTTGCCGCAAATGAAGCAGTGGCAGAAACCTTCACCGACAAACACCTTCACGGACTCTACCGGATCCATGAACGCCCCTCTCCTGAAAAGATTGAGGAATTTGTCGAATTCGGACGTTCACTTGGGATAGATCTGCCACCTCTACGTCAAGACCCTGACTGGTTCGGTCAAGTTCTGGCATTAGTGAAGGGAAGCCCAAAGGAGTATGTGATCAACAATCTTCTCCTGCGAACCATGCAGCAGGCCAAATATGATGAAAAGAACGTGGGTCATTTTGGTCTCGCTGCCACTGACTACACCCATTTCACATCACCAATCCGCCGTTATCCGGATCTCACAGTACACCGCACATTACAGGCCTACCTCCTTCGTAACGCCAGGACAAAAATCAAAAAAAAGGAAACGGGTCTACCAATGAAAGAAATGGGAGTCTTTCTTTCCGCCCGTGAACGCATCGCAGTGAAAGCTGAACGCGAGATGAATGACAGACTCAAAGTTCGTTTTATGCACAATAAAATTGGAGAAGAATTTCAAGCTGTTATTTCAGGAGTCACCAGTTCTGCCATTTTCGTTGAACTCACCGAATCCTTTATCAGTGGTGGAATCTCCCTTACTTCCCTTAAAGACGACTACTACATATTTGATGGCAAGCATCACCGCATAACCGGGAAGCACGGTGGAAGATCTTTTCAAATTGGTGATCTGCTACAGGTTGTTGTCCTCGATGTTGATCTGCGAAACAACCGGATCTATTTTGGCCCCCTGCCATGA
- a CDS encoding IscA/HesB family protein, with the protein MSDFTVTDQAVVKLKEYLEQNNISSALRIALMQGGUAGPSLGLALDEPKDNDKVYDQDELTFLVEEGLMNTCGSIKVEFIDAGPRSGFGITSANSIGGGGGCSSGSCGSGGCG; encoded by the coding sequence ATGTCTGATTTTACAGTAACAGACCAGGCAGTTGTAAAGCTCAAGGAATATCTGGAACAGAACAATATCAGTTCTGCTCTTCGTATTGCTTTAATGCAGGGCGGCTGAGCTGGCCCATCATTGGGATTGGCTCTGGATGAGCCAAAAGACAACGATAAAGTTTACGACCAGGACGAACTTACATTTCTGGTTGAAGAAGGTTTAATGAACACCTGTGGTTCCATCAAGGTAGAATTTATTGATGCTGGACCGCGTTCAGGTTTTGGAATCACTTCTGCCAACTCCATTGGAGGGGGTGGCGGTTGCAGCTCAGGATCCTGCGGATCAGGCGGTTGCGGCTGA
- the clpB gene encoding ATP-dependent chaperone ClpB, whose product MQFDKLTIKSQEAIQAAQQFAQNNNNQEIRISHLVKAILEQPEGVVVPVLQKMGIEPSKVLMETGKLIENIPQVSGGGAGQAYLSNDLRKIIDNSFKTANQMQDDFVSQEHLFLTIIQDGKSKSSKMLQLLGVNEKNFLTALTTIRGNQRVTDQYPEEKYQALEKYARNLTDIARQGKLDPVIGRDGEIRRIIEVLSRRTKNNPILIGEPGVGKTAIAEGLALRIVNGDIPATLERKQVVSLDLGSLIAGAKYRGEFEDRLKAVLKEVEKRAGEIILFIDEIHTLVGAGAAEGSMDASNMLKPALARGDLHCIGATTLDEYRKYIEKDAALERRFQPILVEEPSEEDTIAILRGIKEKYELHHGVRIQDSATVAAVVLSSRYISDRFLPDKAIDLIDEAAARLRIEIDSMPAEIDNLERIKIKFEIEKEALKREKDKASKERLDEINRKLGDLNDELTSLKGQWTIERDMIQAIRQAKADIDEAKIEEQKAERAGDLSKAAEIRYGQIVELQKKLDNAKSELQEIQKSQHMLKEEVSSEDIAMVVAKWTGIPVDRLLEGEKDKLIQAEGALAKRVIGQKEAIQSVSNAVRRARAGLQDPDRPLGSFIFLGPTGVGKTELARSLADFLFDSEQAMVRIDMSEFMEKHSVARLIGAPPGYVGYDEGGYLTEAVRRRPYAVILLDEIEKAHPDVFNVLLQVLDDGRMTDGKGRTVDFRNTIMIMTSNLGSDLIMKMAEDKESEASIAGQIEEILNQQFKPEFLNRIDETIIFHSLSRENMSEIIDIQLGRLRKRLQEKKISLKISENAKQYLVESGYNPLFGARPLKRAIQRHLEDPLAMEILEGKYPEGSTAEVALQEGVLTFTAS is encoded by the coding sequence ATGCAATTCGACAAGTTAACGATAAAATCGCAAGAAGCAATTCAGGCTGCTCAGCAGTTTGCCCAGAACAACAACAACCAGGAAATACGAATTTCACATCTGGTAAAAGCCATTCTGGAACAACCTGAAGGAGTTGTTGTTCCAGTGCTTCAAAAAATGGGAATAGAACCATCAAAGGTTCTCATGGAAACTGGCAAACTCATAGAGAACATTCCACAGGTAAGCGGTGGTGGTGCGGGCCAGGCATACCTGTCAAACGACCTCCGAAAAATAATCGACAACTCTTTCAAGACAGCAAACCAGATGCAGGATGACTTTGTCAGCCAGGAGCATCTTTTTCTGACTATCATTCAGGACGGAAAATCTAAAAGTTCCAAAATGCTTCAGCTTTTGGGTGTTAATGAAAAAAACTTTCTCACGGCACTCACCACAATTCGTGGCAACCAACGGGTAACCGACCAATACCCTGAAGAAAAATACCAGGCCCTTGAAAAGTATGCTCGCAACCTGACAGATATTGCGCGACAGGGAAAACTTGATCCAGTGATTGGACGGGATGGAGAGATCCGGAGGATTATTGAAGTTCTCTCCAGGCGGACCAAAAACAACCCTATCCTTATCGGCGAACCGGGTGTCGGAAAAACTGCCATTGCAGAAGGACTCGCACTTCGGATTGTCAATGGTGACATTCCGGCCACCCTTGAAAGAAAACAAGTCGTGTCACTCGACCTGGGATCCTTGATTGCCGGCGCTAAGTACAGAGGTGAATTTGAGGACAGGCTCAAAGCAGTACTCAAGGAAGTTGAAAAACGAGCCGGAGAAATCATTCTCTTCATTGACGAAATTCATACTCTTGTCGGAGCAGGCGCTGCGGAAGGCTCAATGGATGCCTCCAATATGCTTAAGCCCGCACTGGCACGAGGTGATCTCCATTGCATTGGAGCTACCACGCTTGACGAGTACCGTAAATACATCGAAAAAGATGCGGCCCTTGAACGAAGATTCCAACCAATACTTGTCGAGGAACCCAGCGAGGAGGACACCATTGCCATCCTCCGTGGCATCAAAGAAAAATACGAACTGCACCACGGAGTTCGCATACAGGATTCAGCAACTGTTGCAGCCGTTGTACTCTCAAGCAGATACATCAGCGACCGTTTCCTTCCGGACAAGGCTATTGACCTGATCGATGAAGCGGCCGCCAGACTGCGCATTGAAATCGATTCCATGCCTGCTGAAATAGACAACCTTGAACGCATCAAAATCAAATTTGAAATCGAGAAAGAAGCACTGAAACGTGAAAAGGACAAGGCTTCCAAGGAGAGACTGGATGAAATAAACAGAAAACTTGGCGATCTCAACGACGAACTAACCTCCCTTAAGGGGCAGTGGACCATTGAGCGCGACATGATCCAGGCGATCCGCCAGGCTAAGGCAGACATCGATGAGGCGAAGATTGAAGAGCAAAAAGCTGAACGAGCCGGTGACCTGAGCAAGGCAGCAGAAATTCGTTATGGACAAATTGTCGAACTGCAAAAGAAACTGGACAATGCCAAATCTGAGCTCCAGGAGATCCAGAAAAGCCAGCACATGCTCAAAGAAGAGGTGAGTAGCGAAGACATCGCAATGGTTGTTGCCAAGTGGACAGGTATCCCGGTTGACAGACTCCTCGAAGGAGAAAAAGACAAACTCATCCAAGCAGAAGGAGCACTGGCAAAGCGTGTCATAGGTCAGAAAGAGGCTATTCAGTCAGTATCAAATGCTGTGCGACGAGCACGAGCAGGCCTTCAGGACCCTGACAGGCCACTGGGCTCATTCATTTTTCTAGGACCAACCGGAGTCGGGAAGACAGAGCTGGCCAGAAGCCTTGCCGACTTCCTTTTTGACTCCGAGCAAGCTATGGTTCGTATCGACATGTCTGAATTCATGGAAAAACACTCCGTTGCAAGACTCATTGGAGCCCCTCCAGGCTATGTTGGATATGACGAGGGTGGCTACCTCACTGAAGCAGTACGCAGACGTCCTTACGCCGTCATCCTCCTGGATGAAATTGAAAAGGCCCACCCCGACGTCTTCAATGTACTCCTTCAGGTTCTTGACGATGGACGCATGACTGACGGCAAGGGAAGGACTGTCGATTTCAGAAACACGATTATGATTATGACATCTAATCTTGGTAGTGATCTTATAATGAAGATGGCGGAAGATAAGGAAAGCGAAGCGAGTATCGCTGGGCAAATTGAAGAAATTCTCAACCAGCAGTTCAAACCAGAGTTCTTAAACAGGATAGACGAAACTATCATCTTTCACAGCCTTTCCAGGGAGAACATGTCGGAAATCATCGACATCCAGTTGGGACGCCTCAGGAAACGACTGCAGGAGAAGAAGATATCTCTTAAAATAAGTGAAAATGCCAAGCAATACCTGGTCGAAAGCGGATACAACCCGCTCTTTGGAGCAAGACCCCTTAAAAGGGCAATCCAGCGTCACCTTGAAGACCCACTTGCCATGGAAATCCTGGAAGGAAAGTATCCTGAAGGAAGTACAGCCGAAGTAGCCTTACAGGAAGGAGTACTTACATTCACCGCCAGCTAA
- a CDS encoding endonuclease III domain-containing protein, translating into MKQENNNLFLRVYDRLHSYYGSQGWWPGETPLEMMVGAVLTQNTSWGNVEKALGNLKNAGHLSVSNLLEMEQEQLAEYIRPSGYYNIKARRLKNLLQMISDKYEGELTYFLKDSLEESRENLLKVKGVGPETADAILLYAAEKPVFVIDTYTHRVFSRHQLVEEDTDYFTLQQEFMDNLPEDPVLFNEFHALIVAVAKEFCKKAKPRCSDCPLQRVEE; encoded by the coding sequence ATGAAGCAAGAGAATAATAATCTTTTCCTGCGTGTTTATGACAGGTTGCATTCCTATTACGGATCACAGGGATGGTGGCCCGGTGAAACACCCCTTGAAATGATGGTGGGAGCAGTTTTAACCCAGAATACAAGTTGGGGAAATGTGGAAAAAGCTCTTGGTAACCTTAAAAATGCCGGCCATCTCTCTGTTTCAAATTTGCTTGAAATGGAACAAGAACAACTTGCCGAGTATATTCGACCATCCGGCTACTATAACATCAAAGCTCGTAGGTTGAAGAATTTATTGCAAATGATTAGTGATAAATATGAAGGGGAACTTACTTACTTTTTAAAAGACAGCCTGGAAGAAAGTCGTGAAAACCTGCTTAAAGTGAAAGGGGTTGGTCCCGAAACAGCCGATGCTATTCTTTTGTATGCTGCTGAAAAACCTGTCTTTGTAATTGATACCTACACGCATCGAGTCTTTTCGCGCCATCAGCTTGTTGAAGAAGATACCGATTATTTTACTTTGCAACAGGAGTTTATGGACAATCTTCCAGAAGATCCTGTGCTTTTTAATGAATTTCACGCCCTGATTGTTGCTGTGGCAAAAGAGTTCTGTAAAAAGGCAAAACCCCGCTGCAGCGATTGTCCGTTACAGCGGGTGGAGGAGTAG
- a CDS encoding flagellar basal body rod C-terminal domain-containing protein yields MIPAVNSALTGLQAFSTKMNSNANNIANASSEGYKKSRVTLANQAPQGVKATVETIDSPGTMVLAETNNGSEFVELSNVDLGQELPESQLNTRFYQANLKTLTAVDEMTNSLLNIKA; encoded by the coding sequence ATGATACCCGCTGTAAATTCTGCACTCACTGGACTTCAGGCCTTTAGCACCAAAATGAACTCCAATGCTAATAATATTGCCAATGCCTCCTCGGAAGGATACAAAAAATCCCGAGTCACCCTAGCCAATCAAGCCCCACAGGGAGTAAAGGCAACCGTTGAAACAATTGACAGCCCTGGGACAATGGTGCTTGCAGAGACTAACAATGGAAGTGAGTTTGTTGAACTCTCAAATGTCGATTTGGGTCAGGAACTTCCAGAATCACAACTCAATACCCGATTTTATCAGGCCAACCTGAAAACTCTGACAGCCGTAGATGAAATGACCAATAGTCTTTTGAATATAAAAGCATAG
- a CDS encoding 6-phosphofructokinase, with translation MKKIVISTGGGDAPGLNAVIYAVVHACYKRGWEVYGSRSGYMGLLDVDELVRLGLDDVEDIYSTGGTIIGSTNKGDPFAMPVENLAGEMTVVDVSDKILHNFRRMRFDCHIAVGGDGSLEIARKFAEKGMPVIGVPKTIDNDLEATDRTFGFDTAVSTATEALDKLHSTAKSHDRVMVVEVMGRDSGWIALYSGISGGADVILIPEIPFDMEKVCEKIMDNALHEKHYAIIVVAEGAVAAGGKVISKGMGEVGRSELLLGGVGEWVASEIRARTGKDTRSLVLGHLQRGGSPTTFDRLLAMRFGAAAVRLIEEKKFGHMVALISPNMSAVPLEDAVKSRKKVDLNNDKVFTAREIGICLGD, from the coding sequence ATGAAAAAAATAGTTATTTCTACTGGAGGCGGTGATGCGCCGGGGTTGAATGCCGTTATTTATGCTGTGGTCCATGCATGCTATAAACGGGGATGGGAAGTGTATGGTAGTCGAAGTGGCTACATGGGGCTGTTGGACGTAGATGAACTGGTTCGCCTTGGACTTGATGATGTGGAAGATATCTATTCCACTGGGGGAACTATAATTGGTTCAACCAACAAGGGTGATCCCTTTGCCATGCCCGTTGAGAACCTGGCTGGTGAGATGACAGTTGTCGATGTTTCGGATAAAATACTGCACAATTTCAGACGAATGAGGTTTGACTGTCACATTGCCGTTGGTGGTGACGGGAGCCTTGAGATAGCACGAAAATTCGCTGAAAAAGGAATGCCTGTTATAGGTGTGCCAAAGACCATTGACAATGACCTGGAAGCAACAGACCGTACCTTTGGTTTTGATACTGCAGTGTCAACGGCGACCGAGGCTCTGGATAAACTTCATTCAACTGCTAAATCCCATGATAGGGTCATGGTTGTTGAGGTGATGGGACGAGATTCCGGCTGGATAGCCCTCTATTCCGGAATTTCAGGAGGTGCTGATGTTATTTTGATACCTGAGATTCCCTTTGATATGGAAAAGGTCTGCGAAAAAATAATGGACAATGCCCTTCATGAAAAACATTATGCCATCATTGTTGTCGCTGAAGGTGCTGTTGCTGCAGGCGGCAAAGTGATCAGTAAAGGTATGGGCGAGGTGGGGCGTAGTGAACTGCTTCTTGGTGGGGTTGGCGAGTGGGTAGCTTCAGAAATAAGAGCCCGAACAGGAAAAGACACTCGGTCTCTCGTTCTTGGACATCTGCAGCGAGGGGGATCTCCAACGACCTTTGATCGTCTGCTTGCCATGCGCTTTGGTGCTGCGGCAGTACGTCTTATAGAAGAAAAGAAATTTGGTCATATGGTCGCATTGATTTCTCCCAACATGAGTGCTGTCCCACTCGAAGACGCTGTGAAATCGCGTAAAAAAGTCGATTTGAATAATGATAAGGTGTTTACTGCCAGGGAAATTGGCATTTGTCTCGGGGATTGA
- a CDS encoding RNA methyltransferase has translation MPQNHHLLDNIAIVLVNPKYPENIGSAARAAWNMGITRIIVVANEYPNHERMIKLATHNAAHLIDAMEFHENLGDALQPFSRIIGTTARKGKHRGPGNSPRDIMKIILPLLPKNQIAFLFGAEDRGLTNEDLKYCHFRSAIPTSGFSSLNLAQAVAIHCYEIFHAVIHEQKEISPKPRLATSYEVENMFKYVESSLNQIDFLREKSHDYYMLNIRQFFGRMELQSKETKLIQSICRQLQSPQHNDKK, from the coding sequence ATGCCACAAAACCATCATCTTTTAGATAATATTGCCATTGTCCTGGTAAACCCCAAATATCCGGAAAATATTGGCTCCGCCGCACGTGCGGCATGGAATATGGGGATTACTCGAATTATTGTTGTCGCCAATGAATATCCGAATCATGAGCGGATGATTAAACTGGCCACGCATAATGCGGCACACCTCATTGACGCCATGGAGTTTCACGAAAATCTGGGTGACGCCTTACAACCATTTTCCAGGATTATCGGTACCACTGCGCGTAAGGGAAAACATCGGGGACCTGGAAACAGCCCACGTGATATCATGAAAATCATTCTGCCTCTGCTCCCTAAAAATCAGATTGCATTTCTTTTTGGAGCAGAAGACCGGGGACTTACGAACGAAGACCTGAAATACTGCCATTTTCGATCAGCTATCCCGACATCAGGCTTTTCCTCTCTAAACCTTGCCCAGGCAGTTGCAATCCATTGTTATGAAATATTTCACGCAGTGATCCATGAACAAAAAGAGATTTCCCCAAAACCCAGACTGGCCACATCATATGAAGTCGAGAACATGTTTAAATATGTTGAAAGTAGTCTCAACCAGATTGATTTTTTGCGGGAAAAAAGCCACGACTACTACATGCTTAACATCAGACAATTCTTCGGTCGGATGGAATTACAATCGAAAGAAACCAAGCTCATACAGAGTATCTGCCGTCAGCTTCAGTCACCTCAACATAATGACAAAAAATAG
- a CDS encoding sulfite exporter TauE/SafE family protein — MYFPVADIELSPFIPPLVACAISFFTSMAGVSGAFLLLPFQVSILGFTSPAVSSTNHLFNVVAIPGGIYRFIKEGRMLWPLTWLVVIGTLPGVIAGVLIRILYLPSPESFKIFVGLVLLYIGIRLCLDLIRKNAPPKTPQTSKHFQISDTHLDIHSLQYTFNGNSYRINTLAVICLSLIVGLIGGIYGIGGGAIIAPFFVTIFKLPVHTVAGASLMGTFITSFIGVLFFQILSLSSLAPDQIIAPDYMLGILFGLGGVVGIYLGAMTQRYLPANVIKTILATIILFTSAKYILFS, encoded by the coding sequence ATGTACTTCCCGGTGGCAGACATTGAGCTCTCTCCTTTCATTCCACCACTTGTTGCCTGTGCTATATCCTTTTTCACTTCAATGGCAGGGGTATCTGGAGCATTCCTCCTTCTCCCCTTCCAAGTTTCCATTCTTGGCTTTACCAGCCCTGCCGTAAGCAGCACAAACCACCTCTTCAATGTCGTAGCTATCCCAGGAGGAATCTACAGATTCATAAAAGAGGGAAGGATGCTCTGGCCCTTGACCTGGCTGGTTGTTATTGGCACCCTTCCTGGTGTGATTGCGGGGGTTCTTATCCGGATCCTGTACCTCCCTTCCCCAGAATCTTTTAAAATATTTGTAGGTCTCGTCCTCCTTTATATAGGGATCAGACTCTGCCTTGACCTCATCAGAAAAAATGCTCCTCCGAAAACGCCACAAACAAGCAAACATTTCCAAATCAGCGATACCCACTTAGACATTCATTCGCTGCAATACACCTTTAACGGCAACAGCTACCGAATTAACACATTAGCAGTTATCTGCCTGAGTCTTATAGTCGGGCTGATAGGCGGTATTTACGGAATTGGCGGGGGAGCAATTATCGCACCTTTTTTTGTAACAATTTTCAAATTACCGGTTCATACTGTTGCAGGTGCCAGCCTGATGGGAACATTCATAACATCGTTCATTGGTGTCCTCTTCTTCCAAATCCTCTCACTCTCCTCTCTGGCACCAGATCAAATAATCGCACCAGACTACATGCTCGGCATTCTTTTTGGTCTTGGTGGCGTTGTCGGGATTTACCTTGGTGCCATGACCCAACGATACCTTCCTGCCAACGTAATAAAAACAATACTGGCCACCATCATTCTCTTCACCTCAGCAAAATACATTCTCTTCTCTTAA
- a CDS encoding dynamin family protein translates to MLAAKLQTEIQNKVNKKIAPLFSKYNLDFSGLESSMKWKPIVLIIGNYSSGKSTLINEIIGTNVQRTGQAPTDDAFTVITSEGSHRPEEVPGSTLINDDQLPFVKFKKYGEKLTSHLCLKNINSPKFADMAIIDSPGMLDATTEKDRGYDYMEVLGEFAKMADLIVLMFDPHKAGTIKETYSAIRNTLPEKSGEDRIIFVMSRIDECDNISDLVRSYGTLCWNMSQMTGRKDIPHIYLTYSPDVTSSIKASDLWPQERTELIEKIFAAPGLRLNHILEDIDRQVNELQIVCEALAEFTQRGRKLFRKIGKVTVGLAAGLFCFGDVLTNSLISLPRQTLISSLRGEAFSITNLIVPLIFLCGTLTIGLLVFKNFGFKGLLKKTLSNSGDLVQLDNEYRRNLWNKMAGATNKILQNINARDIWQAHSSNLNKIHHFLDEDLKKYYDKLRS, encoded by the coding sequence ATGCTTGCAGCTAAACTACAGACTGAAATCCAAAACAAGGTTAACAAGAAGATAGCACCACTGTTCTCGAAATATAATCTGGATTTCAGTGGTCTTGAGTCCAGCATGAAATGGAAGCCCATTGTTCTTATTATAGGCAACTACTCTTCCGGCAAATCCACCCTGATCAATGAAATTATTGGCACCAATGTACAGCGCACTGGACAGGCCCCAACAGATGACGCCTTCACCGTAATAACCTCAGAAGGAAGTCATCGACCAGAAGAAGTCCCTGGCTCTACACTCATCAATGATGATCAATTGCCATTTGTGAAGTTCAAGAAATATGGTGAAAAACTCACCTCTCATCTCTGCCTCAAAAATATCAATTCACCAAAATTTGCAGACATGGCCATCATTGACAGCCCGGGTATGCTTGATGCCACCACGGAAAAAGACCGTGGCTATGACTACATGGAAGTACTGGGTGAATTTGCCAAAATGGCCGACCTTATTGTACTCATGTTTGACCCGCACAAGGCGGGAACAATTAAAGAGACGTATTCAGCAATCCGTAACACCCTGCCAGAAAAATCAGGTGAAGACAGGATTATATTTGTTATGAGTCGTATTGATGAATGCGACAATATAAGTGACTTGGTACGTTCCTATGGCACACTGTGTTGGAATATGTCCCAGATGACAGGCCGTAAAGATATCCCCCACATCTATCTCACCTACTCTCCCGATGTGACAAGTTCAATAAAAGCCTCGGACTTGTGGCCTCAGGAAAGGACGGAACTCATCGAAAAAATCTTTGCTGCTCCAGGACTCCGCCTCAACCATATATTGGAAGACATTGACCGTCAGGTCAACGAACTGCAAATAGTCTGCGAGGCCCTTGCTGAGTTTACCCAGAGAGGGAGAAAGCTCTTCAGGAAAATAGGAAAGGTAACTGTTGGTCTTGCTGCTGGTCTCTTTTGTTTCGGTGACGTCTTAACAAACAGCCTGATCTCTCTGCCACGACAAACCCTGATATCATCCCTGCGAGGAGAAGCTTTTTCTATTACGAACCTGATTGTTCCCCTTATTTTTCTCTGCGGCACCCTGACAATTGGCCTGTTAGTCTTCAAAAATTTTGGATTCAAAGGACTACTCAAGAAAACGCTTTCGAACAGTGGCGACCTGGTCCAACTGGACAATGAATACCGCAGGAATCTCTGGAATAAAATGGCAGGAGCAACCAACAAAATCTTACAAAACATCAACGCCAGAGACATTTGGCAGGCACATTCTTCAAATCTGAACAAGATACACCACTTCCTTGATGAAGATCTGAAAAAATATTACGACAAATTAAGATCGTGA